From Sediminispirochaeta bajacaliforniensis DSM 16054:
GGGGTTTTCGACGGTAAGGGAGGCCTCTTTGATCCCTTTCAGCCCTGAAACCTCTTTTATGTGTAAATTATCGGTCGGTAGGGGGGTACCTGTTACAATCTCCCAGACCGTACGTAGGGCGGCTTCCATAACCCCTCCCGTATTAGCGAAGATATCGGCGGCTCCTGTTGAAATACCCAAGGGAGCATCCATGGCGCTCTCTTCCAGGGAGACAAAATCTATGCCAGCCTGCTTAATAAGCCGTCCCAACTCTCTTGTAGTGAGCACATAATCGACATCGCTGAAGCCGCTTGCGTTCATCTCTGGTCGCCCTGCCTCAAATTTCTTTGCCGTACAGGGCATTACCGATACAACGATGATTTTTGCGGGATCGATGCCTTTTTTCTTTGCATAGTAGGTTTTTGCCACTGCTCCGAACATCTGCTGAGGTGATTTGCAACTGGAAATATTGGGAAGAAAATCGGGAAAGTAGTGTTCCGCGTACTTTACCCAACCCGGTGAACAACTGGTAAACATGGGCAGCGGTGGGGCTTTTTCGTCGGGCCCTCCGGTAAGCGCCGCCTGCAGCCTGGTCAGCAGTTCGGTCCCTTCCTCCATAATGGTGAGGTCCGCGGCAAAGTCGGTGTCGAATACTGCATCAAAGCCAAGTTTTCTCAGTGCCGTTACCATCTTGCCGGTGACAAGGGTCCCGGGGGGCAATCCGAAGCACTCTCCCAGGGCCGCTCGAATAGCAGGAGCCGTCTGAACGACTACGTGGAGCTCAGGATCATCCAGAGCATCCCATACCTGCGGGATGTGGCTTACCTCGGTAATGGCGCCGGTCGGACAGACTGCGGCGCATTGCCCGCATTGGACACAGGTCACTTCACTCAAGGGGCGGGTGAAAGCTGGCCCAATAATCGTTGAATAACCGCGGCCCTGCGGGAAGAGGGCCCCAATCCCCTGGATCTCTCCGCAGGCGGTAACACAGCGGCGGCATTTTACGCACTTCCCGGAGTCCCGTTCCAGTGCCGGGGTGCTTACATCGACGACCGTCTTGGGCTGCTCGCCCGTCCATTCTGGTTCTTCCACACCAAGACGACGGGCAAGGGTTTGAAGCTCACAGTCTTCTCCCCTACTGCAGAAGCGGCAATCTCCTATGTGCTCACTCAAGAGAAGTTCGAGTACGGTTTTTCGCGCTTCTCTGACCCGTTTCGTATTGGTGGTAACCACCATCCCTTCCGCGATCGGGGTGGAACAGGCGGTAAGTAAGGTTTTTGCTCCCTCAACCTCCACCAAACAGAGCCTGCATGCCCCAAGGGGGGGGTAGTGTTCCAGATAGCAAAGTGTCGGAATCGATATGTCCGCCGCTTTTGCCGCTTCGAGAATCGTGGTACCTTGGGGCGCCGTTATGGTTTTGTTATTGATATGGATGGTTATTTCCTTGTTCATACTTGCTCCTTTCCGTAATCGCAGCGCAAACATCGGGCACACTGCCTGATCGCCACGCTCTCGGTCCAGGTTTTTTCCACCTCGTCAAAGTTGTTTTTGCGCCGTTCGATCTCTATGGTCGGGATTTTTTCTCTCGGATAGGGGACCGGATCCGCCGTTGGATCATAGTCCGTATCCAGTTTCTTCTCTTTGCGCCAGAAGGGATCGCTGGAACCGAAAAGAGCAGCGTCTATGCCGACTGCCGCCTTTTCTCCGGACGCA
This genomic window contains:
- a CDS encoding NADH-dependent [FeFe] hydrogenase, group A6, yielding MNKEITIHINNKTITAPQGTTILEAAKAADISIPTLCYLEHYPPLGACRLCLVEVEGAKTLLTACSTPIAEGMVVTTNTKRVREARKTVLELLLSEHIGDCRFCSRGEDCELQTLARRLGVEEPEWTGEQPKTVVDVSTPALERDSGKCVKCRRCVTACGEIQGIGALFPQGRGYSTIIGPAFTRPLSEVTCVQCGQCAAVCPTGAITEVSHIPQVWDALDDPELHVVVQTAPAIRAALGECFGLPPGTLVTGKMVTALRKLGFDAVFDTDFAADLTIMEEGTELLTRLQAALTGGPDEKAPPLPMFTSCSPGWVKYAEHYFPDFLPNISSCKSPQQMFGAVAKTYYAKKKGIDPAKIIVVSVMPCTAKKFEAGRPEMNASGFSDVDYVLTTRELGRLIKQAGIDFVSLEESAMDAPLGISTGAADIFANTGGVMEAALRTVWEIVTGTPLPTDNLHIKEVSGLKGIKEASLTVENPVKEWEFLKGVELKVAVAHGLSRAGTLLSEIREGRRNYHFVEIMTCPGGCIGGGGQPRFTDDAVRQARIAAIYREDEGKKLRASHLNPAIIQLYEEYLGKPLGEKSHHLLHTIYHQRELV